The sequence below is a genomic window from Bombus affinis isolate iyBomAffi1 chromosome 13, iyBomAffi1.2, whole genome shotgun sequence.
CAGAGGACGAGTCAAGGGCGAGGCGCAGAGAGAGGACTGTGAGAAGTTTGCAGAGCTCTGCCTAACATGCTGAGGTAGACCACCATTTAACCGGCCAGGATCCGGCACTAATTGAAGGAAGATGTTTATTAAGATTTCCTTCACGTAAAAAAAGGGTGCCTAAAATTATTATAGTAATGTTTCGAACATTTAATAACTCTATTGGAACCGCGTCGGATTTCTTTTGAGCCATGTTTCTGGTCCAATTGTAACAACAGTGAGTCCGTCACATCGACTGTAATCAATCGCTGTTATCACTCTTTGATAAAATCTACATAAAAAAATGCAATAAATATTCcacaaaatatacaaaatgtcTAATATATTTTTGTGCATTTGTTTTTTCTCTTATATACTATGCTAAGCgtctttaaataaaatttggtaTCTCCTAACTTCAGCATAGATCAAAAGTGACACTGATCAGCTCACCATGTCGCTGTTTTTGGACAACAGTTCGAGAAATAAGAATGGTGTATCATAGTACTATCAGCAATCATTTCGGTAAGTTGCACTGGCTTACTGCTGCTCAATAAAGTCTGGAATAACTAATGTTTAGTGTAGAAATTTCTGcaaatttataacatttgttCATATATGAAATAGGATGGGTTTATATTACACTGGGATTGTAAATGTTAATATACAAAAGcaggaaaaaattatctctaaaAATTAACATACctcataaaaattgtaataaataaaactaaGACTACTAAAGGCCCTGAAGAAACTGGTACTACTCCAGCACCATAATAAACAGCTTTGTCACAAGCTGGTGGACACACAGGGACAATAGTTTCTGTgcaaaaaaaacaaagaaatatcTAAAGCATGCTAACTCTTAAACTCAATAAATAGATGCATTGCAAATTAAAATTTCTGCTCCATATTATGTAAGAATAATAAATGAATGTTATCAGACCACAATATTATGTACActttataaaaatgcatatatttagaGGGTGTTTCATTTAACTAGAAATGACAGAATATCTCACAAGGTATTAAAGTTATCAAAAAAACGTTTTAACATAAGTTGTTTGGTTCGAAGTCGGACATTATATGGTGCAAATTACTTTTTTACAGGTTCAGTAGTAGGGGAAACTTCAAAGTCAACTTCAACTTGTCTTAAATAAAACCACATACTTtgacctatatatatatatatatatatatatcatgttatattatgcatatatatattaacctatttatgttgaaaaactattaatttagcagatattttaatttttatttgtaaaatttaatatatgaaaGACAAGAAAGACACAATATTCTTGTGTTTACGTTGTGTTTGtcttttatatattaattttcataaattattaCACTTTTTTATGGAGAATAGcacaatattaatttaattaatttcggcTAATGTATTAAAAAGTATATGATTCCATTTCAAAAATGAAGTTAACTTTAGAATCTCACACTGCTCGATCTGCAAAAAGATAATTTACTTCATATGATGTCTGTCTTCAAACCAAAGAACTtctgttaaaatatttttttgataACTTTAATTCCTTATGAAATATTCTACTATTTCCAGTTAAACAGAATACCCTGTGTACATATAATTGCAACTGGAAAAACAAAACATAAACATTTCATAAATGACTTATATTACTAaacttgtataaatatatatataaaattcagaATACATACCAAACAATTCGATCTTTGTTTCTGCAGTTCCCAATTTATTGGCAGCTCTGCATACATATTCTCCATATTGTTTTTTTCCAATTGTGATCACTCTAATCGTTGTATCAGTATATTGATCTATAGTTGTAAAATGTAATATGCTATAATGCTGATTATTAGATAGTTGAACATCGCCTTTTAACCAAACAATAGCTGGTGGAGGATAAGCTTCTACATGGCATTCTAAATCTATGTCATGTAGTAAAGCTTGACCAAGTCGTGGTCTTGGTGTTGTGATTACAGGTGCAAATTCAACTTCAACACTAATATTATGTCTAGCTTCATGTCCTACTCCATTTTCAGCTATACAATAATATGTCCCACGATCTTCCTTATGAATTATAGGAATTTTCAATGTATTGCCACTGCAATATTTCGATTTGTTATTTAAAAAGGTCGTTAAATGTCTATAGAACAAAAAATAATTACCTACTGATAAATTGATCCACCAGTTGGTAATATGGCATTATTTTCTCTGCACCATGAGATTCTAGGTGCAGGAAAGCCACCAGCATAACAGTTAAGTTGCACAGGCTGTCCTTCACTAACAACCATAGCTCTGGTTGAATTGTCACTTACAATGGGTGGTTTACGAACTTGCAGTTCAACATTTGCATATACATAATTATTCAAAGAAATCAAAATTTTACATTGATAAAATCCAGCATCAGTTTCTTGAATATCTTTTATCTgaagtatatattatattactatttgAATTACACGTTAAACAATAAAAGTACGATATGTATTGcacataatactatattaccTGTAATCTAAAGGTAGATAAGACATCATCATATTTGAGTGTAAATCTAGTATCTCTTATAATTAAAGTACTACCATGTGAAAGTAGTAATTGATCATTAAgagcatttttattaatttttgtccATACAACTGGAAGATCAAATCCATTTAGCACTGAACAATGGAACTCTACAGTTTCACCAATATCTTTAATTTGCTCTTGTGAAATGTAAGATATTGTTGGCATACGCTGACTCTTAACTGAAAAATATGATAGTAATGTTTCTATTTAAAGATGTTAGTTTAATTATATACAAAAACACTGCAATATTCTAGattctaaataataaaattccatGTGCATACAGAAATATAACATGGAATTCATTCTGTGATTTTGCGTAAATATCACATTAAATAAATTGCGTGCAAGGATGTTCTATAAACATTAGATTTAGCACAAGGATTGATGGAAATCTGTTTCATTAAATAGATAAAGACAAACTTATAAAATTTATGTTAGAAACTAGTACGTACAGAATAGTACGTGCACATAAATCTCTTTCTTCTTTACCTGCATATAAAAAGGCGAatgttaaaaatgtataaaaaatctTCATTATGACACACTCTTGTTGTTACAATGTTCCAAAAAcgcgaaaatataataataacaatctTCACCTCtttcttattaatattattcccaTTTGTTAACCAATGTTAATGACATTGACAACATTAAATATCGTCGGTTGTCAAATAGCACAAGAGTATGACAATGAAAAGGAAGTACTATATCAACACGTGTTTGTTGATCGAAAATAAATATGGCTAATGACGTCTTTAATCAAACGAAATACTGttcctaaaatatttaaaacgtaTGGTATACATTAAATACTCTAAAATCCATATCTTTATAACagttgtttaaatattttattttgttttttatcatACAATTTTCTATCGTTAATAATAATAGCCTCAATTAAGTTAATAGTTGTATATGTGATATATTTTGTGTTCATTCAAAAATTTTTAACGCATTTATATTGCGCATACACTCCTCGTCAAGtgtgctatctttaatttctcaatgacgcgtgtaaagtttttcgtctgtaacgtataatatcaaaacattatgaGCTTAGAATATACGGCTTGCTGGAAATAAGTCACAATGTCGTAGATGTTTGTATACAACAAAGAAAAACTGTTCCATACTAAAGTCGAAATGGTAACACACTCTGTTAATATGTTTAGAAATTGCTCAGTAGTTCATGATTTATCAATGAGTAAAGATTACAGTACagtattatataaatttgtaagtaTGGGACGCGGAAAAAATTTAACGAGTctgaaaaaaaaacaaattccTGAACTAAAACAGCAACGGTTATCAGTagcaaaaatatcgaaagtaataagaagaaatcgtAGAGTAATACACAATTTCTTAACATTAAACCTACCGACACTTCGTGTATACCTATTCCTACCGTGTGCGGTCAAAATGACCGGTGATTAAAGAAGTAATAGTTTTTATGATTTAACTTAGATAATGGTCAATTTAtaactaaatgtatataaaatgatgaactttcataaaatttcgtctaaatttacttttgtttaatttcaattatagacttaaatagaattacatttttatttatatagagatatatcttattcaactttgctgcattttttacaagttattttattatcaaatgTACATTTGCCGCGTAAATATTTCCCGTatcttaaacaaattttcgtaattttgtaacctttacttgaatactaattttttacttgACAAGTTTTTTGTAGTACTTGTTGATAGTTTTATTGCAAGGTTTTCTCCCGCGattctttatataaaaataatgtatGCACTAggtttataacaattttgtaAATTCTCTGTAAATTGGCCCCATACTATAGATACCATTGCAAATTTATTGGTTTGTAAACGCTGGCTTCTTTCGCTCATCTTATCAAATCGTATAAACCTCATAATTTCAGCAAAGTCATTCCTCCTCATTGTTTTTGAAACAAATCCAGGtctccaaattttattccacaaatatTAGACATCTAAATTTTTTGCCTGATATGCACCGCGGGCATATAACAGAGCAATAAATGCATCTATTTTTGTTGTATCTAGCTTCCTCGTAATTCCCAATActctaaatgcttcttcttcggtacattttattatatgattCCTTATACGGTGGtcaatgataaaataaaatgccGTCTTTACTTGTCCTTTCATTATATGCCGTTTAGCATAtccttaaaaatattatgaactgATATCCTGCCAGGTTTGAGACTTACATCTATTTTTTTCCAAACTGTTCTATCGGGcccagtttcactctctgctgTCAACGATAATTTCTTTCCGTTTTGCCCTTACGTAAACgcttatttttaatattcaattctGATTCGGTTGTAAATAGCTTTTCATATGTTTCCATGCCGTTTTCAGTTGCTAAAGTTTCTTGTTCATCGCACACTGAACAGTCTTCTTCTATGTCCGTcactttttttaataatttttttttaaattttgatatttttagggcaaatatttatcacaaaataataccatatacggaatacaaaattattgtcaaatttgaTATGCTTTACTTTTCCTTTTATAACACTTTACATAAAACGCTCTGAGATGCTTTCTGTCTGAGTTTTAGAGGTAACAAATTTAGATGCCGAGTAATTGACTAACAAATCGAGATGTATTCTAGTCAAAAAgacaataacatatttttacatatgaTCTTTGACCATTGGAGATGATCATTCTCTACCAACGGTTACTGGAGGGTGGAGTTGGCAAAGCTTTTCCCGTGTTTTATAGCAATGAGCAATAACTCTAAGAAACTTCTcgacttttaaaatgtttgtaacaatGGACTGTAAAAAGTGCTAAATTTTGTGGCGATTAGGATTAGGGTTAGGTGACCTTAGGATTACAATGGGCCTGAGTTGATACATCTTGACAGTTGGTGGCTATCTTGATCGAGGGATGGATTGTTTCATGACAAGATTACGGGTGTAACAgctgttattatttattatactaatTTTGTTTGTCATTTGACCTTGAGGTAGCCTTTTCTTTGTACTAATTgcatttattttaagaataactAACATATTTTGTCGGGCGGTCAAAATGACCGTTCACGGTAGGCAAGGCAGAATATAAATTGTtctcagaaaataaaagagcaaactaaaattaaatacagaaaaatatattgtatgcatGTTTTAGGAAAAGTCAAAAAATATGAAGTGATATGATAAAGTTTAAATATGGTTAAATTTGTGTAGAGGTCGCGAGAGTGGTCAATTTGACCGCGCCGGTAGGTTTAGTGttaaaaaatgttgaagatTATGGCAAAATGAAAAGTCCTCGTCGGCCGTCATCGTTATCCGATCGTAATAAGCGAGCAATTTTGGGTGTAGCTTCCAACTCGCAGTTAACAACAAATAACGGAGAAATATAGTATCAGTGCCAGTGTTTCAAGTGTTTGTCGAGTTCTACTATCGTGCAAAAATATCAAAAggctaaaattgaaaaagaaacctccgttAACAACGAAACACAAAGCAGAACGTTTACGCTTTGCAAAAGAAAGAATGCATTGGAAAAAGAAATGGAGAAGGGTACTATTTTCAGACGAAAAAGGATTCAACTTGGATGGTCCTGATGGgttctaatattattttcatgacaTGTCAGCGATTCGATGACGAATGAGAGAAGCGTGATGGTTTTGGCCGGCATCGATTATT
It includes:
- the LOC126923657 gene encoding lachesin-like; translated protein: MDFRVFNVYLSYFSVKSQRMPTISYISQEQIKDIGETVEFHCSVLNGFDLPVVWTKINKNALNDQLLLSHGSTLIIRDTRFTLKYDDVLSTFRLQIKDIQETDAGFYQCKILISLNNYVYANVELQVRKPPIVSDNSTRAMVVSEGQPVQLNCYAGGFPAPRISWCRENNAILPTGGSIYHGNTLKIPIIHKEDRGTYYCIAENGVGHEARHNISVEVEFAPVITTPRPRLGQALLHDIDLECHVEAYPPPAIVWLKGDVQLSNNQHYSILHFTTIDQYTDTTIRVITIGKKQYGEYVCRAANKLGTAETKIELFETIVPVCPPACDKAVYYGAGVVPVSSGPLVVLVLFITIFMRFYQRVITAIDYSRCDGLTVVTIGPETWLKRNPTRFQ